The Nocardia sp. BMG51109 nucleotide sequence TCCACCCGTGCGGCCGCCGCCACCGCCGCGCGCGCCGACCGGCGCAGGTTGGCGTCGTCGAAGTTGGCCAGCCGGTTGGCGGTCGCCCGGACCTCCCGGCGCATCCGGCGCTCCTCCCAGGTCAGCCGGGTGTCCTGGGCGCCCATCCGGGTCAGCAGCGCGCCGATCGCCTCACCGTCGCGCACCACCACCCGGTCCGTGCCGCGCACCTCGCGGGCCTTCGCCGAGATGCCCATCCGGCGCGCCGCGCCCACCAGCGCCAGCGCCGCCTCCGGCCCCGGGCAGCTCACCTCGAGCGCCGAGGACCGCCCGGGCTCGGTCAGCGAGCCGTGCGCGAGAAACGCTCCGCGCCAAGCGGCTTCGGCATCGCCGAGACTGCCGCCGACCACCTGCGCGGGCAACCCGCGGACCGGCCGCCCGCGGACGTCCAGCAGCCCGGTCTGCCGGGCGAGCGCCTCGCCCTCCTTCGACACCCGCACCACATACCGGGAGGTCTTGCGCAGACCGCCGGCACCCAGCACGTGCACATCGGAGCCGTAGCCGTACAGCTCGAAGATCTCACGGCGTAGCCGGCGTGCGAT carries:
- the whiA gene encoding DNA-binding protein WhiA, which translates into the protein MAMTAEVKDELSRLSVSQVSSRKAELSALLRFAGGLHIVGGRVIVEAEVDMGSIARRLRREIFELYGYGSDVHVLGAGGLRKTSRYVVRVSKEGEALARQTGLLDVRGRPVRGLPAQVVGGSLGDAEAAWRGAFLAHGSLTEPGRSSALEVSCPGPEAALALVGAARRMGISAKAREVRGTDRVVVRDGEAIGALLTRMGAQDTRLTWEERRMRREVRATANRLANFDDANLRRSARAAVAAAARVERALEILSEDVPDHLAAAGRLRVQHRQASLEELGQLADPPMTKDAVAGRIRRLLSMADRRAKELGIPDTESAVTAELLEDA